A part of Streptomyces sp. NBC_01235 genomic DNA contains:
- a CDS encoding DUF2550 domain-containing protein → MVLALTVCGIVVALVALGLFVFGLRRRLIQRSGGTFDCSLRWDVPEKPDTSGKGWSYGVARYNGDRIEWYRVFSYAYRPRRVLERGSIEVAGRRLPEGEEELALLSDAVVLVCLHRGTRLELAMSEDALTGFLAWLEAAPPGQRVNVA, encoded by the coding sequence ATGGTCCTCGCTCTGACTGTGTGCGGAATCGTCGTGGCCCTGGTGGCGCTGGGGCTGTTCGTCTTCGGCCTGCGCCGCAGACTCATCCAGCGCTCGGGCGGCACCTTCGACTGTTCCCTGCGCTGGGACGTACCCGAGAAACCGGACACCAGCGGAAAAGGCTGGAGCTACGGTGTCGCCCGCTACAACGGCGACCGCATCGAGTGGTACCGCGTCTTCTCCTACGCCTACCGCCCGCGCCGCGTCCTGGAGCGCGGCTCGATCGAGGTGGCCGGCCGCCGCCTCCCCGAGGGAGAGGAGGAGCTGGCCCTCCTCTCCGACGCCGTCGTCCTGGTCTGTCTGCACCGGGGTACGCGCCTCGAACTCGCCATGAGCGAGGACGCGCTGACCGGTTTCCTCGCCTGGCTGGAGGCGGCCCCGCCCGGTCAGCGAGTCAACGTCGCCTGA
- a CDS encoding F0F1 ATP synthase subunit epsilon, protein MAAELHVALVAADREVWSGEATLVVARTTSGDIGVMPGHQPLLGVLESGPVTIRTSDGGTVVAAVHGGFISFADNKLSLLAEIAELSDEIDVQRVERELERAKAEGDAAAERRADVRLRAAATR, encoded by the coding sequence TTGGCTGCTGAGCTGCACGTCGCGCTGGTCGCGGCCGACCGAGAGGTCTGGTCCGGCGAGGCCACCCTGGTCGTCGCGCGCACCACGTCCGGCGACATCGGCGTCATGCCCGGTCACCAGCCGCTGCTCGGTGTGCTGGAGTCGGGCCCGGTGACCATCCGTACGAGTGATGGTGGAACGGTCGTCGCCGCAGTGCACGGCGGTTTCATCTCGTTCGCGGACAACAAGCTGTCGCTGCTGGCCGAGATCGCCGAGCTGTCGGACGAGATCGACGTCCAGCGCGTGGAGCGCGAGCTCGAGCGCGCGAAGGCGGAGGGCGACGCCGCCGCCGAGCGCCGCGCGGACGTACGACTGCGTGCGGCGGCGACGCGCTGA